The DNA window ATTTTTAATGAATTATGTAAATGGCGAAGATTTTATAGCAAACACTATAGAAGATTTAAGAAGAGATGCCATTTTATTATCTTAACTTTGTAAAAATTAGAAACAAGTATAATTATGATTCCAAATTTTAAAGCACATCCGTGGCATGGAGTTTCTGCAGGAGATGATGCTCCAAATGTGGTAACTACTTTCATAGAAATAGTTCCAGCAGATACAATTAAGTATGAAGTAGACAAAAAAAGTGGATATTTAAAAGTAGACAGACCACAGAAATTTTCGAATATTATTCCAGCATTATACGGTTTTATTCCTAGAACGTATTGCCACGAAGAAGTTAAAAAATTAGCGATTAGAGAAGGAGCAGTAGATGTTTCAGAAGGAGACCACGATCCATTGGATATTTTAGTGTTAAGTTCACACAATATTCATTCTGGAGGTTTATTGATGGATGCGATTCCAGTTGGCGGTTTTAAAATGATTGACAAAGGTGAAGCAGATGATAAAATCGTAGCAGTAATGGTAGGAGATCAAGTGTATGGTCATATCAGAGATATTTCTGAATTACCACAAGCTGAAGTTTTCAGACTAAAACATTACTTCTTAACTTACAAAAATCTTCCTTACGAAGAAGCAACTTGTAGAATAGAAGAAATATACGGAGCTGAACATGCTAAAGAAGTAATTGTAGCTTCACAAAAAGACTATTCTGACAAATTTGGGGGAATTATGTAAAAACCGAAATTTGAGTAAATTTACAAAATCTAGCGAATATTCGCTAGATTTTTTTGTTTTATTTTCAGTACTTTACGATATAAATCATAACTTAAAAAATCTTAAATCTAAATTTGTTTTTTGTGTTATTGTTTTTACTATATTAGTCCCATCAATTGTTAACAAAAATTAATATTCTATGAATTTACTATTTTATTTAGTACCTCTTTTTGGTGTCATAGCCTTACTTTACACCTTCGTTCAAAGTTCTTGGGTAAGTAAGCAACCAGCAGGTAATGACAGAATGAAAACCATTAGTGGTCATATTGCAGATGGAGCGATGGCTTTTCTAAAAGCTGAATATCGTATCCTAACTTATTTTGTAATTGTGGTAGGTATATTATTGGGAATTATGGGATTTAGCAATGCTAATTCTCATTGGAGTATAGGAATAGCATTTGCTGTAGGAGCTGTTTTTTCGGCTACAGCAGGTTATATAGGAATGAAAATCGCTACGAAATCAAATGTAAGAACTGCAGAAGCAGCTAAAACTTCATTAGCTCAAGCGCTTAAAGTTTCTTTTACTGGAGGTTCTGTAATGGGAATGGGAGTTGCAGGTCTTGCTGTTTTAGGCTTAGGTTCTTTATTCTTAATTATTAAACAAATTTTCGCGCCAGAAGCCAGTGTAGACTCTCACGAAATGGAAAGAGCCATCGAAATATTGACTGGTTTTTCTTTGGGAGCAGAATCTATTGCTTTGTTTGCAAGAGTTGGTGGTGGTATTTATACCAAAGCAGCAGATGTAGGTGCAGATTTAGTAGGAAAAGTAGAAGCAGGTATTCCTGAAGATGATCCTAGAAATCCAGCTACCATTGCGGATAATGTAGGAGATAATGTGGGAGATGTTGCAGGAATGGGAGCAGATTTATTTGGCTCTTATGTGGCTACTGTTTTAGCAACAATGGTTTTGGGAAGAGAAACTTTATCGGTAGATAATTATGGCGGTTTCGCTCCAATTCTGTTACCAATGCTTATTGCAGGAACTGGAATTGTATTTTCTATTATAGGAACTTTCTTTGTTAAAATTTCTGACAAAACAGAAGATACTACTGCAAAAGTTCAAAAAGCATTAAACATTGGGAACTGGGGAAGTATTATTCTAACAGCGGTTGCTTCGTATTTTTTAGTGAATTTCATTCTTCCTGAAAATATGACATTAAGAGGTTTTGAGTTTACCAGAATGGGTGTTTTCGGAGCGATTATGGTAGGTTTAGTAGTGGGAACATTGATGTCTATCATTACTGAATATTACACAGCAATGGGAAAAAGACCTGTAACAAGTATTGTGAAACAATCTTCTACGGGACACGCAACTAATATTATTGGTGGACTTTCTGTAGGAATGGAATCCACATTATTACCTATGATTGTACTTTCTGCGGGAATTTGGGGTTCTTATCTTTGTGCAGGTTTATATGGAGTAGCTATTGCTGCTGCTGGAATGATGGCAACGACAGCCATGCAATTAGCGATTGATGCTTTCGGACCAATTGCAGACAATGCAGGTGGAATTGCAGAAATGAGTGAATTGCCAAAAAGTGTAAGAGAAAAAACAGATATTTTAGATGCTGTAGGAAACACTACTGCAGCTACTGGAAAAGGATTTGCTATTGCTTCAGCAGCACTTACAGCTTTAGCATTATTTGCAGCATTTGTAGGAATTGCAGGAATTGATGGCATCGATATTTATAAAGCAGATGTTCTGTCAGGGCTTTTTATTGGGGCAATGATTCCGTTTATTTTCTCATCATTAGCGATTAACGCAGTAGGAAAAGCGGCTATGGCAATGGTAGAAGAAGTAAGAAGACAGTTCAGAGAAATTCCAGGAATTTTAGAAGGAACTGGGCAACCAGAATATGATAAATGTGTTGCTATTTCTACGGATGCTTCTATCAAAAAAATGTTATTACCAGGTTCTATTGCTATTGTTACGCCATTATTAGTTGGTTTTATTTGGGGGCCTGAAGTTTTAGGAGGATTTTTAGCAGGAGCTACTGCAAGTGGAGTTTTACTGGGAATGTTTCAAAATAACGCTGGTGGAGCTTGGGATAATGCGAAAAAATCTTTTGAAAAAGGAGTAGATGTAAATGGTGAAACATATTACAAAGGTTCTGAAATGCACAAAGCTTCAGTAACAGGAGATACAGTAGGAGATCCGTTCAAAGATACTTCTGGACCTTCAATGAATATTTTGATTAAGTTAATGTCAATTGTTTCTTTGGTTATTGCACCTACATTAGCATCTATGTTTGCCGAAAAAATAGAAAAAGACAGACAACATAAAATTGAAACCATGATTTCAGCCTCTCAAAAGAAATCCGTTTCTATGACTAATTGTAATACAGAATGTATGAAAGAATGTTCCACTCAAGGAAAAAATTGTGAAACCGAACATTTCCAATGTTGTAAATAAAAATCTAACCGTCGTATTTTTTACGGCGGTTTTTTTTGAAAAACTTTGTCGTTTTAATTTTTAAAATTTCATTTATTTCCCTATTTTTGACCAATGGAAAATTTTATCGTATCCGCAAGAAAATATCGTCCGCAAGAGTTTGACACTGTTGTAGGGCAATCTCACGTTACAGATACCTTAGAACACGCCATAGAAAATAGTCAGTTGGCTCAAGCGTTGCTTTTCTGCGGACCTAGAGGTGTAGGAAAGACTACTTGTGCTAGGATTTTGGCTAGAAAAATCAACGAAAAAGATGGTTCTACCTCAGAAGACGGATTTGCGTATAATATCTTTGAATTAGATGCTGCTTCTAATAACTCAGTAGATGATATTAGAGATTTAACAGACCAAGTTCGTTTTGCTCCACAAGTTGGGAAATATAAAATTTATATTATAGACGAGGTTCACATGCTCTCTACAGCGGCATTTAATGCTTTTCTTAAAACCTTAGAAGAACCACCAGCTCACGCTATTTTTATTTTAGCAACTACCGAAAAACATAAGATTATTCCTACCATTTTATCAAGATGTCAGATTTATGATTTCAAAAGAATCACCATCGAAGATATACAGGAACATCTTAGAAAAATTGCCGAAAAAGAAGGCGTAAATTATGAAGATGATGCATTGTTCTTAATTGCTCAAAAAGCAGATGGAGCACTGAGAGATGCACTTTCTATCTTTGATAGACTTACCACTTTTACTCAAAAAAATATTACACTTGCTAAAGCTGCTGAAGTTCTCAATATTCTAGATTACGATCAATATTTGAAAATTGTAGATTTAGCAAAAGAAAATAACATTCCGGGAATTCTTACCGCTTTTAATGATATTGTTAAAAAAGGTTTTGACCCACATTTATTTATTGGTGGATTGGGAAGTCATTTCCGTGATTTAATGATGGCTCAGAATGCTTCTACACTTGCTCTAATAGAAGTAGGTGAGAACACGAAACAGAAGTTTTCTGAACAGAGCAAAAATTGGAGTGCACAGCAACTCATAGATGCTATAGAAATCTGTAATCATGCAGATATTAATTACAAAAATTCTAAAAATCCAAGATTAACGGTAGAAATCGCTTTGATGCAGTTGGCCAGTCTTACTGCTGCGAAAAGTGATGATAAAAAAAAAAGTTCTTAATTCTAGCACCACTTTTTCGTAAAAAGGAAACCGAAAAGCCAAAGGTAGCTCCAGAAAAACCACAAGAAACTTTACCGTCAACTAAAAAAACAGAAGAATCTGTTCCAAAAACCGTTCAAAAAATTACTGAACCCATTGTTAAGAAAACCATTGTTTCAGAATTTAGTATTCTTGCTACGCTCAATAAAAAAGAGGAAGAAGAAGTAGTTGTCACTCCTCAGAAAAAAGAAGAAGATTTACCAGACCATCACTTCACCGAAAAAGATTTACAAACAGAATGGCAAATTTTTCTAAATGATTTATTTATAAAAGACCAAGTCACTTATTTTGCCGTAAATACTGCAAAACTTCATAAAAAGGAAGAAAATGTTGTGGAGATTTTATATCCTTCAGATTTGGTAAAAACTGAGTTTGAGAAAATTCAAGCACAATTTTTCAATCATTTCAAGAGAAAAGTCAATAACTACAAAATAGAAGTTTCTTACCGAGAAGACAAAAAACTCATCAAAAAACAAGAAACGAAAAGAGATATTTTCCAGAAATATGTAGAAATTAATCCTGTTTTAAAAGATTTAGATGAATTGATGAAGTTAGATTTAAGTTAAAAATTCCATATCATGTTTAGACTATTAGATTTACACAAAGGAGAAGAAAACAAACAAAAAGTTTTAGAAAACGTAAAAGATAATATTTCTTTTTCTGGTTCTAATTTATGGATTCTAATGGCTGCTATTCTTGTAGCATCTGTAGGTCTTAATGTAAATTCTACAGCAGTGGTGATTGGAGCCATGCTTATTTCTCCTTTGATGGGACCTATTGTAGGCGCTGGTTTTGCACTTGGTGTTTTTGATTTTGAATTACTGAAAAAATCATTAAAAAATTTGCTTATTGCTACCATTGCGAGTTTATTAGTTTCTACCATCTATTTTTATATTAGTCCTTTCAAAGAAGCTCAATCAGAATTATTAGCCAGAACATCTCCCAATATTTATGACGTGCTAATTGCATTTTTTGGAGGTTTAGCTGGTGTTATTGCAATAACTAGAGTGGAAAAAGGAAATCCTATTCCTGGGGTTGCCATTGCTACAGCTCTTATGCCACCATTATGTACAGCAGGTTTTAGTTTGGCAACAGGTAATTTTAAGTTCTTTTTTGGAGCATTATTTCTTTATACAATTAATTGTGTTTTTATAGGGATTTCTACATTTTTAATTGTTAAATTTCTTAAATATCCATCGGTTAAATTTGTAGATTTAAAGGAGAGAAAAAGAGTGCAAAATTTGATAACTCTACTTTCTTTACTGGTTCTTTTGCCAAGTATTTATTTTGCCTATTCATTATATAAAGAACAGGAATTTAGGATTAAAGCAGACCAGTTTATTGAAAAAGAATTTATAGAAAAAGGTAATACTTTGGTTTACAAAAAAATAAATTTTTTAAGCAATCCTCGAAAAATAGAATTGGCTTTCTTAAAGAGAAATTTTACTCAAGATGAAATAAAAAAAATGAACCAAAGTCTTTCAGAAATTGGTCTAAATAATACCGAACTTATTATTAAAGCTAATAATTACCAAAATTTAGAAGTTTTAAAAGACGATATTCTTAATGAAATCAATAAAAATTCTGAAAGAGATAAAGAATTATTGGCTTTAAAAAGTCAAACTTCATCTTTAGAAGATAATATGCAGTTGCTTAAAGAAGCTCAAGTTTTGTTTCAAAATATTAATGCGATAAATGTTTCTGAACTCAGTTTTGCACAAGGTGATTCATTGGTTGAAAAACCTGTACTAATTTATCAATCATCAGAAAATCTTACAGATGAAGACCAAATAAAACTGAAAAAATGGATTGAGAAAAGACTCAATAAATCAAATGTAGAAGTGTATAAATAAATTTTAAAGCTTCAAATCATGTAAAAAAATATTCAATGAATTTTCATCACAAAAGATTGCTGGTTCCCATTCGGAAAAATTTTATTGTAAGAAATCTACTTTCTTATTTTAAAAACTTATACCAAAGAACCACTTATGCCAATTCTACCCTCAAAAAGCAGTTTCTACAGTTTTTACCCTTTTTATTGGCTTCTTTTATTACTGGTTTTGTAGCATTTTTGTACAGTAAAATATTCACTTTTTCAGAAAAATGGTCTCACGAAATTTTTCATCAGAATAAATTATATATTTTCATCATCACGCCTTTGAGTTTTTTCATTTCTTGGTTTTTTGTCAGAACTTTTGCTAAATATTCAGCAGGAAGCGGAATTCCGCAAGTCATGGCTTCAGTAGAATTGTCAAAACCAAATACACATCATCTTGTTAAAAGATTTTTGAGTTTAAGAATAATCATCATCAAAATTTTAGCAAGTGCCGTAAAAGTTTTTGGTGGAGGAATTGCAGGAAGAGAAGGTCCAACCATACAAATTGCGGGTTCTATTTTTGTGGAAATTCATAAAAGATTGCCAAAATGGTGGGTTCCAATTTCCGAAAAAAATGTAATGATTGCAGGAGCTGCTTCTGGTTTAGCCGCAGCTTTTAACACACCACTTGGCGGAATTATTTTTGCGATTGAAGAATTAGCCAAAACTCATATTAAGTATATTAAATCTCCACTTTTTGTAGCAGTTATCATCGCTGGTCTTACTGCGCAAGGTTTTGGTGGCAGTTACTTGTATCTAGGTTATCCTAAAACCAATTACTCTGGTTGGCTGGTTTTTGTAGGAATTTTTATTACGGCTATTGTCGCTGGATATTTTGGAAGTAAAATGTGTAGCATTATCATTGCAGTGATGAGTTTTTTTGAGAGATTTAAGAAAAACTATCAACAAGTTTTTATTGTTTTTTTCTGTGGATTTTTTGTGGCAACTTTCATCTATTTTTTCGGAACCGAAGTTATGGGTTCTGGGAAAGAATTAATGGAAAGACTGCTTTTCACCTCAGATAAATCGGTAGAATGGTATTTACCTTTTTTGAGAATGAATGGTTTAATTGCTACTTTCAGTTTTGGTGGAGCAGGAGGCGTTTTTGCCCCTTCATTAAGTTCTGGAGCAAGTTTTGGAGCGTTAATTGCTCAGTTGTTACAATTAACAGGAGATAATGCTAATTTATTGATTTTAATTGGGATGACTGCTTTTCTTACAGGAGTAACCAGAGCGCCATTTACCTCTGCAATTATTATTTTTGAAATGACAGACAGACATAGTATCATCTTTTTTCTACTGTTAGGAGCAGTTCTCGCTTCTTTGGTTTGTAATTTTGTAACCAAGAGAGCTTTTTATGATGTTCTGAAAGAAAAATACATCGAAAAGGTTCTAAATCAAGAAAATATTGAAAAAAAATAATAACAAATAGTCGTAATTTTCTATATTTGAAAAATATTTCAAAAAAGAACATAATTGAACACGCTTTTTGCGTGTTCTGTATTTTATAAAAGTTGTAAGAATCACGAAGTATGAATTTAAAAGATTTACAAAACGATTGGATTAATGAGTTCTCGAAACCATTAATTATAGCAGGACCTTGTAGTGCAGAATCAGAAGCACAAATGATGGAAACTGCACAAAGATTGAAAGATAGTGGCGCAGAAGTTCCCGTTTTTAGAGCAGGAATTTGGAAGCCAAGAACCAAACCAAATGGTTTCGAAGGAGTAGGAGTTATCGGTCTTAATTGGCTTAAAAAAGTAAAAGACGAGTTTGGTTTCAAAACAGCAACCGAAGTTGCTAATGCTCATCACGTTTATGCAGCTCTAGAAGCAGATGTAGATATTCTTTGGATTGGAGCGCGTTCTACGGTAAATCCTTTTACCGTTCAAGAAATTGCTGTTGCGTTAAAAGGAACCAATAAACCTGTTTTGGTTAAAAATCCGGTAAATCCAGATTTAGCACTTTGGATTGGTGCTTTAGAAAGACTTTTAGGTCAAGATGTGAAAAACTTAGGCGTTATTCACAGAGGATTTTCATCTTATCAAAAAACAAAATATAGAAATTTACCCAACTGGCAAATCGCATTAGATTTTAAACACCAATTTCCGAATATCCCAATGTTTGTAGACCCTTCTCACATTTGTGGTAGAAGAGATTTGCTTTCAGATGTTACTCAGGAAGCATTTAACGTAGGTTACGAAGGAGCGATGATAGAATCTCACTGCAATCCAGATGCAGCTTGGAGTGATGCCGCTCAACAAATTACGCCAGAAGTTTTGGCAGAAATGTTAGGAAATCTACAAATCAGAAACTCTGATATTTCTGGATTTGATGAAGAAATGGGCAAACACAGAGCTTTAATTTCTGATATTGACTTTCAATTAATAGAATTATTATCAAACAGAATGAAAATTTCTGAAAAAATTGGAGCGTTGAAGAAAGAGAATAATATCGCTATTTTCCAGCCAGACCGTTGGAAAGTGATTGCAGAATATGCCTCTGCAAGAGCCGAAGAATCTGGAATGGGCAAAGATTTTATAGAAAAAGTTTTCAAAGCGATTCATGAAGAATCCATTGAAGTTCAAAACAATATCATGATTGATAAATAACAAGAAAACACGCCGAAAAGCGTGTTTTTTTATTGTGAGAAGATTTCGTAAATTGCACAAAAGAAATTCGTTTTGAAAGGACTCATCACAAAATCTACAGGAAGTTGGTATCAAGTTTTAGATTTGGAAACTAGGCAAGTTTTCGAGGCGAGAATTCGTGGGAAATTTAAACTCATAAAAACCAGACTCACCAATCCTTTGGCTGTGGGTGATTTTGTAGAATTTCAATTGGAGAAAGATGATATTGCGTGGATTACCAAAATAGAACCTCGAAAAAATTATCTCATCAGAAAATCCGTGAATTTATCTAAAGAAGCACACATTATTGCGAGTAATCTCGATTTGGCGTGTATTATTTTCACCTTGCAATCTCCAGAAACGTCTTTAGGATTTTTAGACCGATTTTTAGCGTGTTGCGAAGCGTATAATATTCCAGTTCTCATCCTTTTTAACAAAATTGATTTATTGAATTTCGAAGAAGTGGAATTGGTTGAGGAATTACAAACCATGTACGAAAATTTAGGTTATCAAACGTTGCAAGTTTCTTCTGCTGAAAAACTGAATTTAGATAAACTTCAAGAAATTTTAAAAGATAAAACTTGCGTTTTCTTTGGTCATTCTGGAGCTGGAAAATCTACTTTGGCAAATGCACTTCAACCTGATTTGAAATTGAAAACCAACGAAATTTCTGAAACGCACAACAAAGGAAAGCACACTACTACTTTTGCTCAAATGCATTTTTGGCATTTTGGAGGTGCTGTAATAGACACACCTGGAGTTCGAGAATTTGCAATGATAGACGTAGAAAAAGAAGAAATTCAACATTATTTTCCGGAAATTTTTGAGAAAGGAAGAGAGTGTAAATTTCATAATTGTAAACACATCAACGAGCCAAAATGTGCTGTTTTAGAGGCTTTAGAAACGGGTGGAATTCTAGAAAGCAGATATATCACTTATCTTAAGTTGATGGAAGAAGCGGAGGAACAAAATCAAATGTAAAATTTGATGTTACCGTTCCATAGGAACGAAATGTGTGTAAAAAGTTGATTACAAATTTTTAGCGTTCCGTATGAACGAAATGTTTTTTATAATGAGTTTTCAATTAAATGTTTTCAGAAAATTTGGCCTGAAATTTGTTGAAAATCAGTATATTTATATAGAAAAAGTTTTTTTATTATCTTTGCAACACCAAACATAGAATAGATTAATGACCAACCCATTATTTTACGCTAAAATATTGCTTTTCGGAGAGTACGGAATCATAGAAGATTCTCAAGGATTAACCTTACCGTACAGTTTCTACAAAGGCACACTTAAATTCTCTGAAAATCAAACTGATTTCGAAAAAAAATCAAATGAATCTCTATCTAAATACGCTCAATATTTATCTGAATTAAATCTTCCAGAAGCTTTTAAAATTAATGTGGAAGCCTTCAAAAAAGATATCAAAAAAGGATTATTTTTTGATTCTAATATTCCGCAAGGTTATGGAGTAGGAAGTTCTGGAGCTTTAGTAGCAGCTATTTTCGAAAAATATTCTTTCATTAAATACAATCCTGAAGAAATTTCTAAAAATCAGTTAAAAGATTTGAAAAAAGTTTTCGGAGAATTAGAGTCTTATTTTCATGGTAAATCTTCGGGAATTGACCCATTGATTTGTTACATGAACCTTCCGATTCTCATTGAAAACAAAGAAAGTGTAGACAAAGTTTCTATTCCAAAAGAAGAAGCTGGAAAAGGTGCAATTTTCTTAATAGATTCTGGTTCTGTAGGCGAAACTGGACCGATGGTTCAAATTTTCTTCGAAAAATTGAAAAATGAAGGTTTCAGAAAAACTTTGAAAGAAGAATTCATTAAGTACAATAATGCTTGTATTGATACTTTCTTGAACAAAGAAATGACGCCGTTTTTCAAACACTTGAAAGACCTTTCTAAATGGGCTTATGTTCATTTTAAACCGATGATTCCTACCAATCTTTACAATGCTTGGAAAAAAGGTCTTGATACCAATGCTTATTACTTGAAACTCTGCGGAAGTGGAGGAGGAGGTTATATTCTTGGTTTTGCCAAAGATTACGAAAAAGCAGACAAAATGCTAGAAGGCTTCAATAAAGAAGTGATTTATAGATTTTAGTTTTTGTAAAGTTGATGATTTGTAAAGTCGTTTAAAAAATTCTTTATAGACTATAATTCTACGACTTACAAATTAACGACTTCACGACTTTACATTAAAATGAGTAACAATCCCATTCTTCATCGTTTATCTCAATTGGTGAGTTTGCTTTTAGGAGCAAGGATTTTTGTATTGGCATTGTTTACATTTACGTTGTATGTTTCTACCTTTTTTCTTTTTAACCAAGAAGAAAGTCTCAGAAAATTTGTTTTCGATTATAAAGTTCATGGAATTATTTTCTGTGCGATGCTGAGTATTGCAGCAGGCGGAATTATCAACCGCTTTTATGACAAAGAAAAAGATGAAGTAGAAAAGCCATTTAGAAGCAGATTACAAAGTTTTTTAAAGGAAAAATATTTCTTGTACAGTTATGTTATTCTCAATGTTTTTTCATTGGGGATTTCTGCGGTTCTTTCTTGGAGAATTTTTATATTTTTCTTGATTTATCAGTTTATCATTTGGTTTTACAGTCATAAACTGAGCAAAATGCTCATTATTAATAATCTTACTTTTGTGAGTTTAACATTGTATCCTTTTTTTGGATTATTGGTGTATTACAAGCATTTTTCGTACAAATTATTTTTAATGGCAGCGTTTTTATTTTTAATTATGTTGACCATTGATTTGATTAAAGATGTCTTGACGAGTAATGTAGATAGAGTTTTTGGCTATAATACAATTGCTAATGTTTTTGGGAAAAAAGTAAGTTATATCGTTATAGGATTTGTGATTTTTGCAAATGTTTTGGTGTCTATTCTGTTGCTTTTCTTCATCCCGAAAACCAATTATATGTTAGGTTACTTTTCATTAAGTATTCTTTTTTTCGTAATGATGAGTTTTCCTATTCTTACGTATCAAAAATCTAAATTATTCTGGGTGATTAATTTCTTTAGAATTTGGGTTTTTGTTGGCGTAATTTTCATGTTGATCAATGGCATTTTTGAAAGGTTTTAATCTTTATTAAATGCTTGAATTGCTTCTAAAGCGTTATTATTGAAATCCCAAAGTGCTTGATTTTCCCAAGTAGAGCCGTTAGTTGCTTGATTTCCTTTGAAGGCAACCCATTCTCCTCCCCAATAACAGAATCCAGAACCATTCGGAACTGATTTTACCAATGATTTGATGGCGAGAATATAATTTTTTTGACCAGAAGCAGTAGCGTCATAATCTGCAACCAATTGATTGCTTTGTCCCACCACATTATTGGTCCAATCATTCCAACTTAGTGTAAAAGGATAAGAGGTTTCTGCCAAAATGATTTTTTTGTTATACGTTTGGCTTAGTGTAGTGAGCTTGGTTTTTAAATCAGTTAAAGACGTTCCATGATATACAGGATAATAAGAAATGCCTATATAATCATAATTTAGATTTTTAACTTTATTAAAATACCAATCTGCTGAATTAGAAATTCCTGCAAAATGCAACATGATTTTAGTAGCACTATTGGCTGTTTTCACGCTTGAAATAGCAGTATTTGTTAATTCTAAATATTGTGTTTCATTGGTAGAAAGTTTTCCTTCTGGCCAAAGAAATCCATCATTGGTTTCATTTCCTATTTGTATAATTTCGGGTTTTATTTCGGTAACTACTTGTGTAGTGTAAACGCTTACCGCTGATTTTAAATCAGAAAAATTTAAATTTTGCCAAGCTACAGGTTTCGTTTGATTGCCTGGATCTGCCCAAGTATCAGAATAATGAACGGTGAGCCAAACTTTCATTCCGTGGGTTCTAACTTTAGTTGCCAGTTGTTTTACTTCAGATAAATTAGAGTGTCCGTTACTAGGATTATTCCAAAGACGAATTCTAATATAATTTACTCCAGCATTTTTTAAAGTAAGTAATGGCTCTTGCACAGTATTATTGTACTTAAAAGAAACTCCTGCTGCTTCTATTTCTGGTAAAAATGATAAATCTGCAGCTCTTATAAAACTATCTTCTGTAGGAATTGGAGTAGGAGTAGGTTCTGGATTATCGCCGCCAGAACTACAAGAAATAAGTGCTAATGTTAAAAAACAGAAAATTAACTTTTTCATTTTCTATGAAATTATAAATTGGAAGGTTGTATTTTGTTGGTATGTTTCGCCTTTTCTTAAAATAGCATTCGGGAAATCTTCGTGATTAGGAGCATCTGGAAAGACTTGAGTTTCAAAACAAATTCCGCTTTCTGTGTGATATTTTACCGATTCTTTA is part of the Cloacibacterium normanense genome and encodes:
- a CDS encoding chorismate mutase; this translates as MNLKDLQNDWINEFSKPLIIAGPCSAESEAQMMETAQRLKDSGAEVPVFRAGIWKPRTKPNGFEGVGVIGLNWLKKVKDEFGFKTATEVANAHHVYAALEADVDILWIGARSTVNPFTVQEIAVALKGTNKPVLVKNPVNPDLALWIGALERLLGQDVKNLGVIHRGFSSYQKTKYRNLPNWQIALDFKHQFPNIPMFVDPSHICGRRDLLSDVTQEAFNVGYEGAMIESHCNPDAAWSDAAQQITPEVLAEMLGNLQIRNSDISGFDEEMGKHRALISDIDFQLIELLSNRMKISEKIGALKKENNIAIFQPDRWKVIAEYASARAEESGMGKDFIEKVFKAIHEESIEVQNNIMIDK
- the rsgA gene encoding ribosome small subunit-dependent GTPase A, which translates into the protein MKGLITKSTGSWYQVLDLETRQVFEARIRGKFKLIKTRLTNPLAVGDFVEFQLEKDDIAWITKIEPRKNYLIRKSVNLSKEAHIIASNLDLACIIFTLQSPETSLGFLDRFLACCEAYNIPVLILFNKIDLLNFEEVELVEELQTMYENLGYQTLQVSSAEKLNLDKLQEILKDKTCVFFGHSGAGKSTLANALQPDLKLKTNEISETHNKGKHTTTFAQMHFWHFGGAVIDTPGVREFAMIDVEKEEIQHYFPEIFEKGRECKFHNCKHINEPKCAVLEALETGGILESRYITYLKLMEEAEEQNQM
- a CDS encoding mevalonate kinase family protein, producing MTNPLFYAKILLFGEYGIIEDSQGLTLPYSFYKGTLKFSENQTDFEKKSNESLSKYAQYLSELNLPEAFKINVEAFKKDIKKGLFFDSNIPQGYGVGSSGALVAAIFEKYSFIKYNPEEISKNQLKDLKKVFGELESYFHGKSSGIDPLICYMNLPILIENKESVDKVSIPKEEAGKGAIFLIDSGSVGETGPMVQIFFEKLKNEGFRKTLKEEFIKYNNACIDTFLNKEMTPFFKHLKDLSKWAYVHFKPMIPTNLYNAWKKGLDTNAYYLKLCGSGGGGYILGFAKDYEKADKMLEGFNKEVIYRF
- a CDS encoding UbiA family prenyltransferase, whose translation is MSNNPILHRLSQLVSLLLGARIFVLALFTFTLYVSTFFLFNQEESLRKFVFDYKVHGIIFCAMLSIAAGGIINRFYDKEKDEVEKPFRSRLQSFLKEKYFLYSYVILNVFSLGISAVLSWRIFIFFLIYQFIIWFYSHKLSKMLIINNLTFVSLTLYPFFGLLVYYKHFSYKLFLMAAFLFLIMLTIDLIKDVLTSNVDRVFGYNTIANVFGKKVSYIVIGFVIFANVLVSILLLFFIPKTNYMLGYFSLSILFFVMMSFPILTYQKSKLFWVINFFRIWVFVGVIFMLINGIFERF
- a CDS encoding glycoside hydrolase family 53 protein encodes the protein MKKLIFCFLTLALISCSSGGDNPEPTPTPIPTEDSFIRAADLSFLPEIEAAGVSFKYNNTVQEPLLTLKNAGVNYIRIRLWNNPSNGHSNLSEVKQLATKVRTHGMKVWLTVHYSDTWADPGNQTKPVAWQNLNFSDLKSAVSVYTTQVVTEIKPEIIQIGNETNDGFLWPEGKLSTNETQYLELTNTAISSVKTANSATKIMLHFAGISNSADWYFNKVKNLNYDYIGISYYPVYHGTSLTDLKTKLTTLSQTYNKKIILAETSYPFTLSWNDWTNNVVGQSNQLVADYDATASGQKNYILAIKSLVKSVPNGSGFCYWGGEWVAFKGNQATNGSTWENQALWDFNNNALEAIQAFNKD